CATAGAACACCTGTTTGTGAATGGTTCCCTGGATGAAGACCCCGTCACGCTTAATCTCGCACTTGGTAGCCTTTAGGGTAGCTTGAACCTCGAACACCTTAATAGCCTGTACAGGCAGCGTAACGGTGGCCTGCACCGTTTTGGTCTTGGTTTGTTCCCCTATCACCCGCTGCACCCGCAACAGGCGCCGGCGCACAACCAATTGTGGCGCCATATTCTCCTCCCTCCTTGCCCAGAATCTCAGTCTAAATATATGCGACCGAGTCCGGTTGTGTGCTTCTATTTTCCAGGAAAAGAACAAAGCCGACCCTGGTGGTGGACAAAACGCCCGGTAGTGCATAGATTCGCGCTGGGAAAGTAAATAATACAATTGAAAACTACGGAGGTGATTAAGTGGCGCCGGTAACCATGGTTACTGAACGGGAAAAGCTTTACTTACAGGATGCTTTAGCAGCCGAGAATCTCAAGGAGAAAAAATATGCCCTCTATGCAGCCACAGCCAAAGATGAAGAGCTACAAGATCTGTTTGGGCACTTAGCTAAGGAAAGTAACAGCCACCGAGGCAAGATCGAGGAGCTCATGCGTCAGACCGGACTTGGTATCCAGGCCCATTAAGGATAGAAGGGAGGGCCGTAAATGCAGCACGAGCTGACAGATCGTGACCGCCTAACAGACATGCTTCTTCTTACCAAAGCTGTGGCCGGAAGTTACCACAGCGCCGCCATGGAAGCAGCCACACCTAGAATCCGAAGCAGTATGATCGCCCTGCACGGCGAAGAACTAAAAAGTGCTGAGCGGCTGTTTACCGCCATGGAAGAGCGCGGCTGGTATCGTCCGGAACCGGCCGGCCCCAGTACCTAAAAGAAGAAACCCCTTGGCCTCTTCGGACCAAGGGGTTTCTTAGTTACAGGCTATTTTGCGTTCTTCTTCGTCACAGAGACTGATTTCTACCGTCTTGGTGAGTACGTCAGAGTAGCTGAACGAGACCCTTTTTACGGAGTTGCTATCGAGTAAGCGGATGGTAAAGACGTTCGGGTAGGTTTGCTCCAAGATCCCTTCCCGGACAA
The sequence above is drawn from the Bacillota bacterium genome and encodes:
- a CDS encoding Veg protein, encoding MERTTLTEIRQDLEASRGRRLRLTANRGRQRVIVREGILEQTYPNVFTIRLLDSNSVKRVSFSYSDVLTKTVEISLCDEEERKIACN
- a CDS encoding spore coat protein — its product is MQHELTDRDRLTDMLLLTKAVAGSYHSAAMEAATPRIRSSMIALHGEELKSAERLFTAMEERGWYRPEPAGPST